From the genome of Vespa crabro chromosome 24, iyVesCrab1.2, whole genome shotgun sequence, one region includes:
- the LOC124432162 gene encoding uncharacterized protein LOC124432162 isoform X2, translating into MAGVGKRTYLRDVNPYLICPLCRGYLIDATTVVECLHSFCRSCILKHLNAEARCPSCNHVLNKAKPNIKADKALQDIVYKLVPGLYHKEMRRRREFYRRHPEHDVATPEQRGEDVSGRLIFAPEDAVSLSLEYLPPGADPLKILLSTNESDHSSNNNNSNNNNNISNSNTVNNNNNNNNNNNNNNSSTSNNNNNINNNNNNSNNYSGNNNSNNNNNSSNSNNASSHITSNRRYLQCPALVTIAHLKKFLALKYSVDMTRYTIEICHRRAPLPEHWTLMDVAYIYAWKRNAPMRFFYRVAQEEQALEAPLHERPSTPGLGASLPPSDNSVSDNVRDDDAEQILEIERKTMEDDKDDVVEKNEVESSKVKLQMPVVLCSRLKISKVAEKDDKKMDVPSSTDARTLPMTLPSITTVTSTIGTTTTVCSTAITLSVTASTITATSVTATATATTVSPAVAIATVASTTLATTTTATAITTATTTTATAITTATDTATATTMITTTAMTTTTTTTTTILTSTTVNTMSTSTTTATNTMITSTVNGEEGSKQVKTPIKILKNSDGNYEVLKNPPPNWHSREQNPNSCDVKPTSPEFSVVSIGDGQNSNGVKITLKQCSAANTNLKKPKVISNVLLHCGQVEREPSGGLLFQHLQKDKDKFQTMEKQEKQKRRVTFMDKPTTVKPMFNVSKTIIKKTTEQNDRKKQFLQGFQLAAKEPTIENILIDKSPKMITGNANLISENTAQTNSIVNKKEHNNVKTNGMEIEGTIEKTNTENGNPVFGNLINDKKSNNNIVTNPSHNIKSNINKPFIDAETRIIGINTTRNINVNPNVNVNNSPVKMDVYTFPNDPPVVPVGAVKRKCPPGLPICEVKRKRQQTPPTQSAKKANVSPQSVAKASRKCVTEQQIIPTKKPMNVVNDSGPSRTLNVATPKTSPSNPLFSNDTRNLLDGCGLNIPASLSITLTAPKSPGNSGCSNDINDIKDNRKNVLGKVSPSITLNDRCVDPRVLKALKTGQIRMPAPPKPRQMKQPDRESNHQRQTPTGKRKREQESRDILDLSGGKKMDIHPLRIPQPVTKLKAKSPIRENIPGIIDQGQVVTLMSGHRYYRAPPGSLTPAAHRVSDCPLPTPGRTPVYAPSGLSGSMNGNRANNSLSSVFPSLQSLYALSQAPNLQQFQMDAIMRLPRGGGNSGGSAGGVGGGGNGGGDNTVPNSCISNNIASSESVSVGGNVPGKSHLAAQCAPVKPARSSVAPLAVPITKHQSTERTMSNCLNRQIVNDTNKNMTFRNNDNSPTSADIVERLFAQPKYSPVLDSNDKFVVRKENGKTTSSIDDKTTSSNISRDLRLELIPDNSNDRNNSVGQQQQQQQQQQQQQQQQQQHQQQQQHQQQQQHQQQQQQQQQQQQQQQQQQQQQQQQQQQLQQQQQQQQQQQQQQQQYNREAASPRVSSTASPSPPPSESNGNGCVDENRVVIRKQEDGVTINRSDENRNDMPASSNSLKNNPNAEVSSTKSPASPDSSSVAADSSVVKVCPNTDQQQTSSSTQESERNVKSNESTNKTMDVSTGENSSVDGEKSKTNATKLSDGKQMTSEMLQKRLLAAFPTNEWANNPIAAEHLGNFLKSLNASMKTENNKIKDKTIENIGESDKDSVKTIFTNNEVSSNQQKEIGERS; encoded by the exons ATGGCAGGGGTTGGAAAAAGAACTTACTTGCGGGATGTGAATCCCTATCTCATCTGTCCTCTATGCAGAGGATATTTGATAGATGCGACGACGGTCGTTGAGTGCTTGCATTCTT TTTGCAGAAGCTGTATCCTAAAACACCTTAATGCGGAGGCACGCTGTCCCTCCTGCAATCATGTGTTGAATAAGGCTAAACCAAACATCAA AGCTGACAAAGCTTTACAAGATATCGTGTACAAACTAGTTCCTGGACTTTATCATAAGGAGATGCGCAGAAGAAGAGAATTTTACAGAAGACATCCCGAGCATG ATGTCGCGACTCCGGAGCAACGAGGGGAAGATGTGAGCGGTCGATTAATCTTTGCGCCTGAAGACGCAGTCAGCTTGAGTCTCGAGTACCTTCCACCTGGTGCCGATCCATTGAAAATCTTGTTGAGTACAAACGAATCTGACCATTCgtctaacaataacaatagtaacaataacaacaatattagtaaCAGCAACACtgtcaacaacaacaataataacaacaacaacaacaacaacaacaatagtagtactagcaacaacaacaacaatatcaacaataacaataacaacagcaacaactaTAGTGgcaacaacaatagcaataataacaataatagtagtaatagtaataatgctAGTAGCCACATCACGAGCAATAGACGGTATCTTCAATGTCCCGCTCTGGTTACGATAGCGCATCTTAAAAAGTTCTTAGCTTTGAAATACAGCGTCGATATGACGAGATACACTATCGAAATATGTCATCGAAGAGCACCCCTACCAGAACATTGGACACTTATGGACGTAGCCTACATATACGCTTGGAAAAGG AACGCTCCTATGAGATTCTTTTATCGGGTTGCTCAAGAAGAACAAGCCTTGGAAGCACCTTTGCACGAGAGGCCATCCACGCCTGGATTAGGTGCTAGTTTGCCACCGAGCGACAATTCGGTCAGCGACAATGTGCGGGATGATGATGCGGAACAAATACTCGAGATCGAACGTAAAACGATGGAGGATGACAAGGACGATGTCGTAGAGAAAAATGAAGTTGAATCGTCCAAGGTGAAATTACAAATGCCAGTGGTCCTTTGCAGTCGtctaaaaatatcgaaagtgGCCGAAAAGGATGATAAGAAAATGGATGTGCCATCTTCGACGGACGCTAGAACATTACCGATGACCTTGCCTTCTATTACGACGGTGACGTCAACGATaggtactactactactgtgtGTTCGACAGCGATCACACTTTCTGTGACTGCATCTACCATCACTGCAACATCTGTCACTGCAACGGCAACTGCTACGACTGTATCTCCAGCTGTTGCTATAGCTACAGTTGCGTCTACAACTTTGGCTACAACTACCACGGCTACTGCTATAACCACGGCTACGACTACTACGGCTACTGCTATAACCACGGCTACGGATACGGCTACAGCTACGACCATGATTACGACTACGGCTATGACTACgactacaactactactacgacGATACTGACTTCAACAACAGTGAATACAATGTCCACGAGTACGACCACCGCAACTAACACGATGATAACATCTACGGTTAACGGCGAGGAGGGGAGTAAGCAAGTCAAAACgccgataaaaatattgaaaaattcggATGGGAATTACGAGGTGTTAAAGAATCCGCCCCCTAATTGGCATTCCAGAGAACAAAATCCAAATTCTTGCGACGTCAAACCCACGAGCCCTGAATTCAGTGTTGTAAGTATTGGGGATGGACAAAATTCCAACGGAGTGAAAATAACTCTAAAACAATGTTCAGCTGctaatacaaatttaaagaAACCAAAAGTAATTAGTAATGTTTTGTTACACTGTGGACAGGTTGAAAGGGAACCATCTGGCGGATTGCTATTCCAGCATCTTCAAAAAGATAAGGACAAATTTCAAACGATGGAGAAACAGGAGAAACAGAAACGCAGAGTTACTTTTATGGACAAACCAACTACGGTAAAGCCTATGTTTAATGTATcgaaaactataataaaaaagacaacCGAGCAAAACGATCGGAAAAAACAGTTCCTTCAAGGATTTCAATTGGCGGCCAAAGAACCAACGATTGAGAATATACTTATCGATAAAAGCCCTAAAATGATCACCGGAAATGCAAATCTAATTAGTGAAAATACAGCACAAACGAATTCTATCGTTAATAAGAAAGaacataataacgttaaaacaaATGGTATGGAAATCGAAGGAACGATTGAAAAAACCAATACGGAGAATGGTAATCCCGTATttggaaatttaataaatgataaaaaatctaACAATAACATAGTAACGAATCCATctcataatataaaatctaatattaataaaccaTTTATCGATGCTGAGACACGCATTATTGGTATAAATACAACtagaaatattaacgttaatccTAATGTCAATGTCAACAATAGTCCTGTAAAGATGGACGTCTATACTTTTCCAAATGATCCACCTGTAGTTCCTGTAGGTGCTGTTAAGAGAAAGTGTCCACCTGGTTTACCCATTTGTGAAGTTAAACGTAAACGGCAACAAACGCCTCCGACGCAATCCGCGAAAAAGGCAAATGTGTCACCACAAAGTGTTGCCAAAGCTTCCCGAAAATGTGTTACCGAACAACAAATCATACCAACAAAGAAGCCTATGAATGTGGTGAATGATTCAGGTCCCAGTCGTACGCTTAATGTCGCGACGCCCAAGACGTCACCATCGAAtccattattttcaaatgacaCGAGGAACCTTTTGGATGGTTGTGGTTTAAATATACCTGCCAGTTTGAGTATAACATTGACGGCTCCGAAATCTCCCGGAAATAGTGGATGTTcaaacgatatcaatgatatcaaagataatcGAAAAAACGTTTTAGGAAAGGTGAGTCCAAGTATTACACTTAACGATAGATGTGTCGATCCTCGTGTATTGAAAGCTCTGAAGACTGGACAAATCAGGATGCCTGCACCTCCTAAACCTAGACAAATGAAACAACCAGATCGCGAGAGCAATCATCAGCGTCAAACACCTACTGGGAAAAGGAAACGGGAACAAGAATCCAGAGATATCTTGGATTTGAGTGGTGGTAAAAAGATGGATATACATCCTTTGAGAATACCTCAGCCAGTGACGAAACTAAAAGCGAAATCGCcgataagagaaaatataccAGGTATCATCGATCAAGGACAAGTAGTTACATTGATGAGCGGTCATCGATATTACAGAGCTCCACCAGGTTCTTTAACGCCGGCGGCTCATCGCGTCAGCGATTGTCCTCTTCCTACACCAGGACGTACTCCAGTTTACGCTCCATCAGGATTATCTGGCTCAATGAATGGAAATCGTGCTAATAATAGTCTATCATCCGTGTTTCCAAGCTTGCAGAGCCTATACGCTCTGAGCCAAGCACCGAATCTTCAACAATTTCAAATGGACGCGATTATGAGATTACCGCGAGGTGGAGGAAATAGTGGTGGTAGTGCTGGAGGCGTAGGCGGAGGCGGTAACGGGGGCGGAGATAATACAGTTCCGAATAGCTGTATATCTAATAACATAGCAAGTTCCGAAAGTGTTAGTGTTGGTGGTAACGTACCTGGTAAGAGTCACTTAGCTGCACAGTGTGCTCCTGTGAAGCCCGCTAGATCCTCGGTTGCACCTTTAGCAGTTCCTATCACGAAGCATCAATCGACCGAACGGACTATGTCTAATTGCTTGAACAGACAAATTGTGAACgatacaaacaaaaatatgactttccgtaataacgataattcacCGACATCGGCCGATATCGTTGAGAGACTATTCGCTCAGCCAAAATACTCACCGGTTCTTGATAGCAACGACAAGTTCGTTGTTCGaaaggaaaatggaaaaactACGAGTAGCATCGATGATAAAACAACGTCTTCTAATATATCGCGTGATCTGAGATTAGAATTGATTCCGGATAATTCGAACGACCGTAACAATTCCGTGGgtcaacaacagcagcaacaacagcaacaacaacaacaacaacaacaacaacaacaacaccagcagcaacaacaacaccagcagcaacaacaacaccaacagcaacaacaacagcaacagcagcagcagcagcaacaacagcagcagcaacaacagcagcagcaacaacaacaacagctccagcaacaacaacagcagcagcagcaacaacaacaacaacaacaacaatataatCGCGAAGCTGCGAGTCCGAGAGTTTCCTCGACCGCTTCACCGTCTCCACCTCCAAGCGAGAGTAATGGCAATGGTTGCGTAGATGAAAATAGAGTAGTAATTAGAAAACAAGAAGATGGTGTTACGATCAATCGTTCGGATGAAAATCGAAACGATATGCCGGCCTCATCGAACTCTTTAAAAAACAATCCTAATGCCGAGGTCTCAAGCACAAAGTCTCCTGCCAGTCCGGACTCGAGTTCCGTCGCTGCGGACAGTTCAGTCGTTAAAGTTTGCCCAAATACGGATCAACAACAAACTTCCTCGTCTACGCAGGAGTCAGAACGTAATGTTAAATCTAACGAATCAACGAATAAAACGATGGACGTTTCTACGGGCGAAAATTCTTCCGTTGACggtgaaaaaagtaaaaccaATGCGACGAAATTGTCGGACGGTAAACAAATGACATCTGAAATGTTACAAAAGAGATTATTGGCGGCATTTCCCACGAACGAATGGGCGAACAATCCGATAGCGGCCGAACATTTGGGAAACTTTTTAAAGAGTTTAAATGCATCGATGAAAACGgaaaacaataagattaaGGATAAAACGATCGAGAATATCGGCGAAAGTGATAAAGATAGtgttaaaacaatatttacgaacaACGAGGTGTCGTCGAATCAACAAAAGGAAATCGGCGAACGTTcgtaa
- the LOC124432162 gene encoding uncharacterized protein LOC124432162 isoform X1, producing MAGVGKRTYLRDVNPYLICPLCRGYLIDATTVVECLHSFCRSCILKHLNAEARCPSCNHVLNKAKPNIKADKALQDIVYKLVPGLYHKEMRRRREFYRRHPEHADVATPEQRGEDVSGRLIFAPEDAVSLSLEYLPPGADPLKILLSTNESDHSSNNNNSNNNNNISNSNTVNNNNNNNNNNNNNNSSTSNNNNNINNNNNNSNNYSGNNNSNNNNNSSNSNNASSHITSNRRYLQCPALVTIAHLKKFLALKYSVDMTRYTIEICHRRAPLPEHWTLMDVAYIYAWKRNAPMRFFYRVAQEEQALEAPLHERPSTPGLGASLPPSDNSVSDNVRDDDAEQILEIERKTMEDDKDDVVEKNEVESSKVKLQMPVVLCSRLKISKVAEKDDKKMDVPSSTDARTLPMTLPSITTVTSTIGTTTTVCSTAITLSVTASTITATSVTATATATTVSPAVAIATVASTTLATTTTATAITTATTTTATAITTATDTATATTMITTTAMTTTTTTTTTILTSTTVNTMSTSTTTATNTMITSTVNGEEGSKQVKTPIKILKNSDGNYEVLKNPPPNWHSREQNPNSCDVKPTSPEFSVVSIGDGQNSNGVKITLKQCSAANTNLKKPKVISNVLLHCGQVEREPSGGLLFQHLQKDKDKFQTMEKQEKQKRRVTFMDKPTTVKPMFNVSKTIIKKTTEQNDRKKQFLQGFQLAAKEPTIENILIDKSPKMITGNANLISENTAQTNSIVNKKEHNNVKTNGMEIEGTIEKTNTENGNPVFGNLINDKKSNNNIVTNPSHNIKSNINKPFIDAETRIIGINTTRNINVNPNVNVNNSPVKMDVYTFPNDPPVVPVGAVKRKCPPGLPICEVKRKRQQTPPTQSAKKANVSPQSVAKASRKCVTEQQIIPTKKPMNVVNDSGPSRTLNVATPKTSPSNPLFSNDTRNLLDGCGLNIPASLSITLTAPKSPGNSGCSNDINDIKDNRKNVLGKVSPSITLNDRCVDPRVLKALKTGQIRMPAPPKPRQMKQPDRESNHQRQTPTGKRKREQESRDILDLSGGKKMDIHPLRIPQPVTKLKAKSPIRENIPGIIDQGQVVTLMSGHRYYRAPPGSLTPAAHRVSDCPLPTPGRTPVYAPSGLSGSMNGNRANNSLSSVFPSLQSLYALSQAPNLQQFQMDAIMRLPRGGGNSGGSAGGVGGGGNGGGDNTVPNSCISNNIASSESVSVGGNVPGKSHLAAQCAPVKPARSSVAPLAVPITKHQSTERTMSNCLNRQIVNDTNKNMTFRNNDNSPTSADIVERLFAQPKYSPVLDSNDKFVVRKENGKTTSSIDDKTTSSNISRDLRLELIPDNSNDRNNSVGQQQQQQQQQQQQQQQQQQHQQQQQHQQQQQHQQQQQQQQQQQQQQQQQQQQQQQQQQQLQQQQQQQQQQQQQQQQYNREAASPRVSSTASPSPPPSESNGNGCVDENRVVIRKQEDGVTINRSDENRNDMPASSNSLKNNPNAEVSSTKSPASPDSSSVAADSSVVKVCPNTDQQQTSSSTQESERNVKSNESTNKTMDVSTGENSSVDGEKSKTNATKLSDGKQMTSEMLQKRLLAAFPTNEWANNPIAAEHLGNFLKSLNASMKTENNKIKDKTIENIGESDKDSVKTIFTNNEVSSNQQKEIGERS from the exons ATGGCAGGGGTTGGAAAAAGAACTTACTTGCGGGATGTGAATCCCTATCTCATCTGTCCTCTATGCAGAGGATATTTGATAGATGCGACGACGGTCGTTGAGTGCTTGCATTCTT TTTGCAGAAGCTGTATCCTAAAACACCTTAATGCGGAGGCACGCTGTCCCTCCTGCAATCATGTGTTGAATAAGGCTAAACCAAACATCAA AGCTGACAAAGCTTTACAAGATATCGTGTACAAACTAGTTCCTGGACTTTATCATAAGGAGATGCGCAGAAGAAGAGAATTTTACAGAAGACATCCCGAGCATG CAGATGTCGCGACTCCGGAGCAACGAGGGGAAGATGTGAGCGGTCGATTAATCTTTGCGCCTGAAGACGCAGTCAGCTTGAGTCTCGAGTACCTTCCACCTGGTGCCGATCCATTGAAAATCTTGTTGAGTACAAACGAATCTGACCATTCgtctaacaataacaatagtaacaataacaacaatattagtaaCAGCAACACtgtcaacaacaacaataataacaacaacaacaacaacaacaacaatagtagtactagcaacaacaacaacaatatcaacaataacaataacaacagcaacaactaTAGTGgcaacaacaatagcaataataacaataatagtagtaatagtaataatgctAGTAGCCACATCACGAGCAATAGACGGTATCTTCAATGTCCCGCTCTGGTTACGATAGCGCATCTTAAAAAGTTCTTAGCTTTGAAATACAGCGTCGATATGACGAGATACACTATCGAAATATGTCATCGAAGAGCACCCCTACCAGAACATTGGACACTTATGGACGTAGCCTACATATACGCTTGGAAAAGG AACGCTCCTATGAGATTCTTTTATCGGGTTGCTCAAGAAGAACAAGCCTTGGAAGCACCTTTGCACGAGAGGCCATCCACGCCTGGATTAGGTGCTAGTTTGCCACCGAGCGACAATTCGGTCAGCGACAATGTGCGGGATGATGATGCGGAACAAATACTCGAGATCGAACGTAAAACGATGGAGGATGACAAGGACGATGTCGTAGAGAAAAATGAAGTTGAATCGTCCAAGGTGAAATTACAAATGCCAGTGGTCCTTTGCAGTCGtctaaaaatatcgaaagtgGCCGAAAAGGATGATAAGAAAATGGATGTGCCATCTTCGACGGACGCTAGAACATTACCGATGACCTTGCCTTCTATTACGACGGTGACGTCAACGATaggtactactactactgtgtGTTCGACAGCGATCACACTTTCTGTGACTGCATCTACCATCACTGCAACATCTGTCACTGCAACGGCAACTGCTACGACTGTATCTCCAGCTGTTGCTATAGCTACAGTTGCGTCTACAACTTTGGCTACAACTACCACGGCTACTGCTATAACCACGGCTACGACTACTACGGCTACTGCTATAACCACGGCTACGGATACGGCTACAGCTACGACCATGATTACGACTACGGCTATGACTACgactacaactactactacgacGATACTGACTTCAACAACAGTGAATACAATGTCCACGAGTACGACCACCGCAACTAACACGATGATAACATCTACGGTTAACGGCGAGGAGGGGAGTAAGCAAGTCAAAACgccgataaaaatattgaaaaattcggATGGGAATTACGAGGTGTTAAAGAATCCGCCCCCTAATTGGCATTCCAGAGAACAAAATCCAAATTCTTGCGACGTCAAACCCACGAGCCCTGAATTCAGTGTTGTAAGTATTGGGGATGGACAAAATTCCAACGGAGTGAAAATAACTCTAAAACAATGTTCAGCTGctaatacaaatttaaagaAACCAAAAGTAATTAGTAATGTTTTGTTACACTGTGGACAGGTTGAAAGGGAACCATCTGGCGGATTGCTATTCCAGCATCTTCAAAAAGATAAGGACAAATTTCAAACGATGGAGAAACAGGAGAAACAGAAACGCAGAGTTACTTTTATGGACAAACCAACTACGGTAAAGCCTATGTTTAATGTATcgaaaactataataaaaaagacaacCGAGCAAAACGATCGGAAAAAACAGTTCCTTCAAGGATTTCAATTGGCGGCCAAAGAACCAACGATTGAGAATATACTTATCGATAAAAGCCCTAAAATGATCACCGGAAATGCAAATCTAATTAGTGAAAATACAGCACAAACGAATTCTATCGTTAATAAGAAAGaacataataacgttaaaacaaATGGTATGGAAATCGAAGGAACGATTGAAAAAACCAATACGGAGAATGGTAATCCCGTATttggaaatttaataaatgataaaaaatctaACAATAACATAGTAACGAATCCATctcataatataaaatctaatattaataaaccaTTTATCGATGCTGAGACACGCATTATTGGTATAAATACAACtagaaatattaacgttaatccTAATGTCAATGTCAACAATAGTCCTGTAAAGATGGACGTCTATACTTTTCCAAATGATCCACCTGTAGTTCCTGTAGGTGCTGTTAAGAGAAAGTGTCCACCTGGTTTACCCATTTGTGAAGTTAAACGTAAACGGCAACAAACGCCTCCGACGCAATCCGCGAAAAAGGCAAATGTGTCACCACAAAGTGTTGCCAAAGCTTCCCGAAAATGTGTTACCGAACAACAAATCATACCAACAAAGAAGCCTATGAATGTGGTGAATGATTCAGGTCCCAGTCGTACGCTTAATGTCGCGACGCCCAAGACGTCACCATCGAAtccattattttcaaatgacaCGAGGAACCTTTTGGATGGTTGTGGTTTAAATATACCTGCCAGTTTGAGTATAACATTGACGGCTCCGAAATCTCCCGGAAATAGTGGATGTTcaaacgatatcaatgatatcaaagataatcGAAAAAACGTTTTAGGAAAGGTGAGTCCAAGTATTACACTTAACGATAGATGTGTCGATCCTCGTGTATTGAAAGCTCTGAAGACTGGACAAATCAGGATGCCTGCACCTCCTAAACCTAGACAAATGAAACAACCAGATCGCGAGAGCAATCATCAGCGTCAAACACCTACTGGGAAAAGGAAACGGGAACAAGAATCCAGAGATATCTTGGATTTGAGTGGTGGTAAAAAGATGGATATACATCCTTTGAGAATACCTCAGCCAGTGACGAAACTAAAAGCGAAATCGCcgataagagaaaatataccAGGTATCATCGATCAAGGACAAGTAGTTACATTGATGAGCGGTCATCGATATTACAGAGCTCCACCAGGTTCTTTAACGCCGGCGGCTCATCGCGTCAGCGATTGTCCTCTTCCTACACCAGGACGTACTCCAGTTTACGCTCCATCAGGATTATCTGGCTCAATGAATGGAAATCGTGCTAATAATAGTCTATCATCCGTGTTTCCAAGCTTGCAGAGCCTATACGCTCTGAGCCAAGCACCGAATCTTCAACAATTTCAAATGGACGCGATTATGAGATTACCGCGAGGTGGAGGAAATAGTGGTGGTAGTGCTGGAGGCGTAGGCGGAGGCGGTAACGGGGGCGGAGATAATACAGTTCCGAATAGCTGTATATCTAATAACATAGCAAGTTCCGAAAGTGTTAGTGTTGGTGGTAACGTACCTGGTAAGAGTCACTTAGCTGCACAGTGTGCTCCTGTGAAGCCCGCTAGATCCTCGGTTGCACCTTTAGCAGTTCCTATCACGAAGCATCAATCGACCGAACGGACTATGTCTAATTGCTTGAACAGACAAATTGTGAACgatacaaacaaaaatatgactttccgtaataacgataattcacCGACATCGGCCGATATCGTTGAGAGACTATTCGCTCAGCCAAAATACTCACCGGTTCTTGATAGCAACGACAAGTTCGTTGTTCGaaaggaaaatggaaaaactACGAGTAGCATCGATGATAAAACAACGTCTTCTAATATATCGCGTGATCTGAGATTAGAATTGATTCCGGATAATTCGAACGACCGTAACAATTCCGTGGgtcaacaacagcagcaacaacagcaacaacaacaacaacaacaacaacaacaacaacaccagcagcaacaacaacaccagcagcaacaacaacaccaacagcaacaacaacagcaacagcagcagcagcagcaacaacagcagcagcaacaacagcagcagcaacaacaacaacagctccagcaacaacaacagcagcagcagcaacaacaacaacaacaacaacaatataatCGCGAAGCTGCGAGTCCGAGAGTTTCCTCGACCGCTTCACCGTCTCCACCTCCAAGCGAGAGTAATGGCAATGGTTGCGTAGATGAAAATAGAGTAGTAATTAGAAAACAAGAAGATGGTGTTACGATCAATCGTTCGGATGAAAATCGAAACGATATGCCGGCCTCATCGAACTCTTTAAAAAACAATCCTAATGCCGAGGTCTCAAGCACAAAGTCTCCTGCCAGTCCGGACTCGAGTTCCGTCGCTGCGGACAGTTCAGTCGTTAAAGTTTGCCCAAATACGGATCAACAACAAACTTCCTCGTCTACGCAGGAGTCAGAACGTAATGTTAAATCTAACGAATCAACGAATAAAACGATGGACGTTTCTACGGGCGAAAATTCTTCCGTTGACggtgaaaaaagtaaaaccaATGCGACGAAATTGTCGGACGGTAAACAAATGACATCTGAAATGTTACAAAAGAGATTATTGGCGGCATTTCCCACGAACGAATGGGCGAACAATCCGATAGCGGCCGAACATTTGGGAAACTTTTTAAAGAGTTTAAATGCATCGATGAAAACGgaaaacaataagattaaGGATAAAACGATCGAGAATATCGGCGAAAGTGATAAAGATAGtgttaaaacaatatttacgaacaACGAGGTGTCGTCGAATCAACAAAAGGAAATCGGCGAACGTTcgtaa